The following are encoded together in the Rhodanobacter soli genome:
- a CDS encoding OPT family oligopeptide transporter translates to MSAKPLSSATPRTELTVRGLIIGIVITLVFTAANVFFGLKAGLTFATSIPAAVISMAILRGFKDSTMQENNIVQTVASSAGTLSAIIFVLPGLVMIGWWTGFPFWVTFGICATGGILGVMYTIPLRRALVTDSDLPYPEGVACAEVLKVGGGDDAVAASAESSKSGLFAVAAGTIVSAVFAVVVATKVFVGSVAQYFHVGDRGGASGYDFSLSFALLAVGHLVGLWVGLAMLLGALIAWGWAVPHYTMLAAATGAAADMAQAAWGTKVRFIGAGTIGVAAIWTLAKLVKPVISGLSSAMASSRARKAGQGDTLPRTEHDMPIGIVGLISLLCLLPIGWLLGDFSIVTGLGSHLWLLVIGGLVFVVIMGFLVSAVCGYMAGLIGSSNSPLSGVGILVVIIAALLLLVAGVKSELAGDAGKGLVAFALFATSVVFAVATIANNNLQDLKTGQLVDATPWKQQVALVVGVLVGAAVIPPVLDLLNEAYGFAGMPGVDPARALAAPQAGLISALAQGVIQGNIDWSLIILGGAIGVALIVLDAVLGRTTKSAALPPLAVGLGIYLPTSTTLMIVVGAIVGWYFDKRAERGPKPESTKQLGVLLASGMIVGESIIGVIIAAIVVFSGKGAPLALVGDGFGTAAIWIGGIAFVAVNVALYRWVARLGRTSATA, encoded by the coding sequence GTGAGTGCAAAACCTTTGTCCAGCGCCACGCCGCGCACCGAGTTGACCGTACGCGGCCTGATCATCGGCATCGTGATCACCCTGGTGTTCACCGCGGCGAACGTGTTCTTCGGCCTCAAGGCCGGCCTGACCTTCGCCACTTCGATCCCCGCGGCGGTGATCTCGATGGCGATCCTGCGCGGGTTCAAGGACTCCACGATGCAGGAGAACAACATCGTGCAGACGGTCGCCTCGTCGGCCGGCACGCTGTCGGCGATCATCTTCGTGTTGCCCGGCCTGGTGATGATCGGCTGGTGGACCGGCTTTCCGTTCTGGGTGACGTTCGGCATCTGCGCCACCGGCGGCATCCTCGGCGTGATGTACACGATACCGTTGCGCCGCGCGCTGGTGACCGATTCCGACCTGCCGTACCCGGAAGGCGTGGCCTGTGCCGAGGTGCTGAAGGTGGGCGGTGGCGATGACGCGGTCGCGGCGTCGGCCGAGAGCAGCAAGTCGGGTCTGTTCGCCGTCGCCGCCGGCACCATCGTCTCGGCGGTGTTCGCGGTGGTGGTCGCCACCAAGGTATTCGTCGGCAGCGTGGCGCAGTATTTCCACGTGGGCGACCGCGGCGGGGCCAGCGGCTATGACTTCAGCCTGTCGTTCGCACTGCTGGCGGTGGGCCATCTGGTCGGCCTGTGGGTCGGCCTGGCGATGCTGCTCGGCGCCTTGATCGCCTGGGGCTGGGCGGTGCCGCACTACACGATGCTGGCGGCAGCCACCGGCGCCGCCGCGGACATGGCGCAGGCGGCATGGGGCACCAAGGTGCGCTTCATCGGCGCCGGCACGATCGGCGTGGCGGCGATCTGGACGCTGGCCAAACTGGTCAAGCCGGTGATCAGCGGACTTTCCTCGGCGATGGCGTCGTCGCGGGCGCGCAAGGCCGGCCAGGGCGACACGCTGCCGCGCACCGAGCACGACATGCCGATCGGCATCGTCGGCCTGATCAGCCTGCTCTGCCTGCTGCCGATCGGCTGGCTGCTGGGCGACTTCAGCATCGTCACCGGGTTGGGCTCGCACCTGTGGCTGCTGGTGATCGGTGGCCTGGTCTTCGTGGTGATCATGGGTTTCCTGGTTTCGGCGGTGTGCGGCTACATGGCGGGCCTGATCGGTTCGTCCAACAGTCCGCTGTCGGGCGTGGGCATCCTGGTGGTGATCATCGCCGCGTTGCTGCTGCTGGTGGCAGGCGTGAAGTCGGAACTGGCCGGCGATGCCGGCAAGGGACTGGTGGCGTTCGCGTTGTTCGCCACCTCGGTGGTGTTCGCCGTGGCGACCATCGCCAACAACAACCTGCAGGACCTGAAAACCGGCCAGCTGGTCGACGCCACGCCGTGGAAGCAGCAGGTGGCGCTGGTGGTCGGCGTACTGGTGGGCGCGGCGGTGATCCCGCCGGTGCTGGACCTGCTGAACGAGGCGTACGGCTTCGCCGGCATGCCCGGGGTCGATCCGGCGCGTGCATTGGCCGCGCCGCAGGCGGGGCTGATCTCGGCGCTGGCGCAGGGCGTGATCCAGGGCAATATCGACTGGAGCCTGATCATTCTGGGCGGTGCGATCGGCGTGGCGCTGATCGTGCTGGATGCCGTCCTTGGCCGCACCACCAAATCGGCCGCGCTGCCGCCGCTGGCGGTGGGTCTGGGCATCTACCTGCCCACGTCGACCACGCTGATGATCGTGGTCGGCGCCATCGTCGGCTGGTATTTCGACAAGCGCGCCGAGCGCGGCCCCAAACCCGAGTCGACCAAGCAGCTCGGCGTGCTGCTGGCCTCCGGCATGATCGTGGGCGAAAGCATCATCGGCGTGATCATCGCGGCGATCGTGGTGTTCTCCGGCAAGGGCGCGCCGTTGGCGCTCGTCGGCGATGGCTTCGGCACGGCGGCGATCTGGATCGGCGGCATCGCCTTCGTCGCGGTCAATGTGGCGCTGTATCGCTGGGTGGCCAGGCTGGGACGGACATCGGCCACGGCATAA
- a CDS encoding class I SAM-dependent methyltransferase, with the protein MTAGGFFAAAPDAALAALFVPFDVGELRLPADGRALFLRARAGMRLREMAQPGWLCEQGFLPFADELGRNGLRVGEPAADEKFPLVLLLPPRQRDEARALFARALRHLAPGGTVLAAMPNAEGAKSGEADLTKLAGAVQHLSKHKCRAFWSTPQPADVDQDLLAEWLGLDAPRTIVDGYVSRPGLFAWDRIDRASALLAEHLPANLHGRVADLGAGYGYLSTQVIARCPRVDALDLYEAEARALEPARTNLARAKRECGRELATTLYWHDVTRGLAQRYDAIVSNPPFHQGRADLPELGRAFIVSAAEALLPDGRLLIVANRHLPYEAVLASRFHEVRALVVREGFKVIEAVGVRG; encoded by the coding sequence GTGACTGCTGGCGGATTTTTCGCGGCCGCGCCGGATGCGGCGCTGGCGGCCTTGTTCGTGCCCTTCGACGTGGGTGAGTTGCGCCTGCCGGCGGACGGCCGCGCACTGTTCCTGCGCGCCCGCGCCGGGATGCGTCTGCGCGAGATGGCGCAGCCCGGCTGGTTGTGCGAACAGGGTTTCCTTCCGTTCGCCGACGAACTGGGTCGCAACGGCCTGCGCGTGGGCGAACCGGCGGCCGATGAAAAATTTCCGCTGGTGTTATTGCTGCCGCCACGCCAGCGCGACGAGGCACGCGCCCTGTTCGCCCGCGCGTTGCGGCACCTGGCGCCAGGCGGCACGGTGCTGGCCGCGATGCCGAATGCCGAAGGCGCGAAGTCGGGCGAGGCGGACCTGACGAAACTGGCCGGCGCCGTGCAGCACCTGTCCAAGCACAAGTGCCGCGCGTTCTGGAGCACGCCGCAGCCGGCCGACGTCGACCAGGACCTGCTGGCCGAATGGCTGGGGCTGGATGCGCCGCGCACGATCGTCGACGGCTACGTCAGCCGCCCCGGCCTGTTCGCCTGGGACCGCATCGACCGCGCCTCGGCACTGCTGGCGGAACATCTGCCGGCGAACCTGCACGGTCGCGTGGCCGATCTCGGCGCCGGTTACGGTTATCTGTCCACGCAGGTCATCGCGCGTTGCCCACGGGTCGACGCGCTCGACCTGTACGAAGCCGAAGCGCGCGCACTGGAGCCGGCGCGGACCAACCTGGCCCGGGCGAAGCGCGAATGCGGGCGCGAGCTGGCCACGACGCTCTACTGGCACGACGTCACCCGCGGCCTGGCGCAGCGCTACGACGCCATCGTCAGCAACCCGCCGTTCCACCAGGGGCGCGCCGACCTGCCGGAACTGGGCCGCGCGTTCATCGTCAGCGCGGCCGAGGCGCTGCTGCCGGATGGCCGGCTGCTCATCGTGGCGAACCGGCATCTGCCCTACGAGGCCGTGCTGGCCTCGCGTTTTCATGAGGTGCGCGCGCTGGTCGTGCGGGAAGGATTCAAGGTGATCGAGGCGGTTGGGGTGCGCGGATGA
- a CDS encoding pseudouridine synthase, which translates to MKLIKLIANLGYGSRKDVTQLFRSGRITDADGEELYADDVVPYETIRVDDEPLDPPPGLTLMMNKPLGVTCSRKDPGRVVYDLLPPRYNVRSPALSSVGRLDRDTSGLLLFTDDGALLHRIISPKAQVTKVYEATLAQDLRGDEGELFASGSLLLESETEPLAPAALEVLGPRHARLSVTEGRYHQVRRMFAATGNHVETLQRVSIGALALGALPLGEWRALDADEIASIFAP; encoded by the coding sequence ATGAAACTGATCAAGCTTATCGCGAACCTGGGTTACGGCAGCCGCAAGGACGTGACCCAGCTGTTCCGCTCCGGGCGCATCACCGATGCGGACGGCGAGGAGTTGTATGCCGACGACGTGGTGCCGTACGAGACCATCCGCGTCGACGACGAGCCGCTCGATCCGCCGCCCGGCCTGACCCTGATGATGAACAAGCCACTCGGCGTCACCTGCTCGCGCAAGGACCCGGGCCGCGTGGTGTACGACCTGTTGCCGCCGCGCTACAACGTGCGCTCGCCGGCCCTGTCCAGCGTGGGCCGGCTCGACCGCGACACCTCCGGCCTGCTGCTGTTCACCGACGACGGCGCGCTGCTGCACCGGATCATCTCGCCGAAGGCGCAGGTGACCAAGGTCTACGAGGCGACCCTGGCGCAGGATCTGCGCGGCGACGAAGGCGAGCTGTTCGCCAGCGGCAGTCTTCTGCTGGAGTCCGAAACCGAGCCGCTGGCGCCGGCCGCGCTTGAGGTGCTGGGCCCGCGACACGCCCGGCTCAGCGTCACCGAAGGCCGCTACCACCAGGTGCGCCGCATGTTCGCCGCCACGGGCAATCATGTCGAGACGCTGCAGCGGGTTTCGATCGGTGCCCTCGCGCTGGGTGCATTGCCGCTGGGCGAATGGCGCGCACTCGACGCTGACGAGATCGCATCGATTTTCGCGCCGTAG
- a CDS encoding YkgJ family cysteine cluster protein: MNISPDPYAESVDPSVQCTTCEAVCCRLTVVLMPEDHVPAWLVARDEYGMETLAKGEDGWCAAVNPNTSGCTIYEDRPTICRKFAMGSPSCRDERHKWFGATIPTAVHVL, from the coding sequence GTGAATATCTCCCCCGACCCCTACGCCGAAAGCGTCGACCCCAGCGTGCAATGCACGACCTGCGAAGCCGTGTGCTGCCGCCTCACCGTGGTCCTGATGCCTGAAGACCATGTGCCCGCATGGCTGGTCGCCCGCGACGAATACGGCATGGAAACCCTGGCCAAGGGCGAGGACGGCTGGTGCGCCGCGGTCAACCCGAACACCTCCGGCTGCACCATCTACGAGGACCGCCCCACCATCTGCCGCAAGTTCGCGATGGGCAGCCCGAGCTGCCGCGACGAGCGGCACAAATGGTTCGGCGCCACGATTCCCACGGCGGTGCACGTGCTCTAG
- a CDS encoding DUF1415 domain-containing protein: protein MNPTSADHLNADALAEDAPYLAATTRWLERAVIGLNLCPFARAPHVQGKLRLRVSHARDTDALLDDLCGELQSLNALTPDQCETGLLIHPFVLGDFLDYNDFLDVADAAVQTLGLEGEWQVASFHPRYQFADSAPDDVENFSNRSPYPTLHLLRESSIERAMETMSDTDSIYRRNIETLQRLGPAGWQALWRDGTD from the coding sequence ATGAACCCGACGTCTGCCGATCACCTCAACGCCGACGCGCTAGCCGAGGACGCGCCCTACCTCGCCGCCACCACGCGCTGGCTGGAGCGCGCGGTGATCGGGCTGAACCTGTGCCCGTTCGCCCGCGCGCCGCACGTGCAGGGCAAGTTGCGGCTGCGGGTGAGCCATGCGCGCGACACCGACGCGCTGCTCGACGACCTCTGCGGCGAACTGCAGTCGCTCAATGCGCTGACGCCCGACCAATGCGAGACCGGCCTGCTGATTCATCCGTTCGTGCTCGGCGACTTCCTCGACTACAACGACTTCCTCGACGTGGCCGACGCCGCCGTGCAGACGCTGGGGCTGGAAGGCGAATGGCAGGTGGCCAGTTTCCATCCCCGCTACCAGTTCGCCGACAGCGCGCCGGACGACGTCGAGAACTTCAGCAACCGTTCGCCGTATCCCACGCTGCACCTGCTGCGCGAATCCAGCATCGAGCGCGCGATGGAGACGATGAGCGACACCGACAGCATCTATCGGCGCAACATCGAGACCCTGCAACGGCTGGGCCCCGCCGGCTGGCAGGCGTTGTGGCGCGACGGCACGGATTGA